One Erysipelothrix amsterdamensis DNA window includes the following coding sequences:
- the dnaA gene encoding chromosomal replication initiator protein DnaA has protein sequence MELYFKFDIIELAKGYLNMTTMKFYLEDVWGKVKLAIKESNHFDEPIYNTYIEDTNLAALDESRAVIVVPTYLQKVILSEEIPFLNDVINQILDKTSMVCEVLLENEFKKNIAVQVPVQPQIPVVIRNDGIAPNQTFDNFVVGPSNKESHSAALGCAYRPGQFYTPLFIYGNSGLGKTHLLNAIGNYIKKLNPDARVLYTSSSDFVRQVANSIQNRTIEDFKEQMYNLDVLLIDDIQFLAGKEKSHEIFFHIFNELIYNKKQIVITSDRLPTEIKGLEDRLISRFSSGLSVGVDSPEFETSLAILELKIKHKSVDPGLFDEDVLSYIASNFSKDVRMLEGALNRLLFFSIEFSQNDHIDINIAMNAFKTNGEPIKTNELDTKTIKRIVADYYGLTQAQLVSKARTKAIANARHIAIYLCRKHLDLPYNKIGEDFGKRDHSTIISACDKIEKKLKTDQMLARAVYELEAKIK, from the coding sequence ATGGAATTGTATTTTAAATTTGATATTATAGAACTTGCAAAGGGGTATTTGAATATGACAACTATGAAATTTTATTTAGAAGATGTTTGGGGAAAAGTAAAGCTTGCAATCAAGGAAAGCAATCATTTCGATGAACCGATCTATAATACTTACATCGAAGATACAAACCTTGCAGCATTGGATGAGTCACGAGCTGTAATTGTGGTTCCTACCTATCTCCAAAAAGTTATTCTCTCGGAAGAAATTCCGTTTTTAAACGATGTTATTAATCAAATTTTAGATAAAACCTCAATGGTTTGTGAGGTTCTGCTCGAAAATGAGTTTAAAAAAAATATTGCGGTTCAAGTTCCTGTTCAACCTCAGATTCCTGTTGTTATTCGTAATGATGGTATTGCCCCAAATCAAACATTTGATAACTTCGTTGTTGGTCCAAGTAACAAAGAAAGTCATTCAGCGGCTTTAGGGTGTGCATATCGACCAGGGCAGTTTTACACACCACTCTTTATATACGGTAATTCAGGTCTGGGGAAAACCCATCTCTTAAATGCCATTGGTAATTACATCAAAAAACTGAATCCGGATGCTCGTGTCCTCTATACATCAAGTTCTGATTTCGTTCGACAAGTTGCGAATTCAATACAAAATCGAACAATAGAAGACTTCAAAGAGCAAATGTATAACCTTGATGTTTTACTAATCGATGATATTCAATTTCTTGCTGGTAAAGAAAAATCCCATGAGATATTTTTCCATATCTTCAATGAACTTATTTATAATAAAAAACAAATTGTTATTACCAGTGATCGACTCCCCACTGAAATTAAAGGTCTTGAAGACCGCTTGATTAGCCGTTTTTCTTCAGGTCTCTCTGTCGGGGTAGATTCTCCTGAATTTGAAACATCACTTGCAATTCTTGAATTAAAAATTAAACACAAAAGTGTTGATCCCGGATTATTTGATGAAGATGTTCTAAGCTATATCGCATCAAATTTCTCTAAAGATGTACGTATGCTTGAAGGAGCTCTTAACAGATTGCTTTTCTTCTCCATTGAGTTTTCCCAAAATGATCACATCGACATCAACATTGCGATGAATGCATTTAAAACAAATGGAGAGCCCATTAAAACAAATGAGCTCGATACAAAGACCATTAAACGAATCGTTGCGGATTATTATGGATTAACGCAAGCACAACTTGTTTCCAAAGCACGTACTAAGGCAATCGCAAATGCACGTCATATTGCAATTTACTTATGTCGTAAACATCTTGACTTGCCATATAACAAAATCGGAGAGGATTTTGGAAAACGCGATCACTCTACAATTATCAGTGCTTGCGATAAGATTGAAAAGAAACTAAAAACAGATCAGATGCTTGCACGTGCTGTTTATGAACTTGAAGCTAAAATTAAATAG
- the dnaN gene encoding DNA polymerase III subunit beta: protein MKFNIKKQSFYKALSSVGRAASTHSPLPILSGIKFELRDDALTLIASDSNISIKEVLYANDENKLNVYEEGEVVLESRYILEAVRKLDSDFIDFEIIDGALTRISGNKAEYNINGSKAELYPTIDFTKPTKEFKMPGFKLSEVIQQTAFVCSTSEDRPIFTGVNFKADGNTMNCVATDSYRLAKKSIDLPTPMDFNICIPAVNLYEVSKTISDNKDVHIAVSDKLVQFYVDSTLIQSRLIDGLFPDVNRLIPAEYGFELTVNSHDMISAIDRSSFLKSDGYWTVKLEASNEGVLISSKSQEIGSSEEILKPIDYIGGNLKISFSGRYMIEALKSFKTDIVKILFVGEMQAFILKNPEDDSIVQLVLPVRTFD, encoded by the coding sequence ATGAAGTTCAATATAAAGAAACAATCATTTTATAAAGCATTGTCCTCTGTAGGACGTGCAGCATCTACACATTCACCATTACCAATTCTGTCTGGAATTAAGTTCGAGTTAAGAGATGATGCTTTAACATTAATTGCAAGTGATTCTAATATTTCCATTAAAGAAGTTCTTTATGCGAATGACGAAAATAAATTGAACGTCTATGAAGAAGGTGAAGTAGTTTTAGAATCGCGTTATATTCTAGAAGCAGTTCGTAAGCTTGATAGTGATTTTATAGATTTTGAAATTATTGATGGAGCGTTAACACGTATTAGTGGAAATAAAGCCGAATACAACATCAATGGTAGTAAAGCAGAACTTTATCCAACAATTGATTTTACAAAACCAACTAAAGAATTTAAGATGCCTGGTTTTAAACTTTCCGAAGTGATTCAACAAACTGCATTTGTTTGTTCCACAAGTGAGGATCGTCCAATATTCACAGGTGTTAATTTCAAAGCAGATGGAAATACCATGAACTGTGTTGCAACGGATAGTTATCGATTAGCTAAAAAATCAATCGATCTTCCAACACCGATGGATTTCAATATTTGCATTCCTGCGGTGAATCTTTATGAAGTCTCAAAAACAATTAGTGATAACAAAGACGTTCATATTGCAGTTTCAGATAAACTCGTTCAATTCTATGTGGACTCAACTCTAATACAATCACGTCTTATTGACGGATTGTTCCCGGATGTTAATCGACTAATTCCAGCGGAGTATGGATTTGAATTAACAGTTAACAGTCACGATATGATTAGTGCAATTGATCGTTCATCCTTCCTAAAGAGTGATGGTTATTGGACTGTAAAATTAGAAGCATCAAATGAAGGTGTCTTAATTAGTTCTAAATCTCAAGAAATTGGTAGTTCAGAAGAAATTTTAAAACCAATTGATTACATTGGTGGTAACTTAAAAATTTCCTTCAGTGGACGTTATATGATCGAAGCTCTGAAATCATTTAAAACGGATATCGTTAAGATTTTATTTGTGGGAGAAATGCAAGCATTTATTCTTAAAAACCCAGAAGATGATTCGATTGTTCAACTCGTTTTACCTGTAAGAACATTCGATTAA
- a CDS encoding DeoR/GlpR family DNA-binding transcription regulator encodes MLKNQRHLQLIHYIDLHQFAKVEELAQLVDVSEITVRRDINELDEKGLVHKVHGGATSITIRDYSNDIELHTRNDVNSDIKDQIAKSAASLVKTNAVVYLDAGTSVSRMIPYLKDKHVTVYTHGLHHVDALVQYGIECYVIGGFVKPTTRAAVGGLSTQYLKQMNFDQAFIGFNALDVDFGFSTPDEMEAVTKSTIIAQSSQVYFIGDSSKFNKKSSVRFASSNDGILITDQDPGKSYKNYDIKVQGER; translated from the coding sequence ATGTTAAAGAATCAAAGACATTTACAACTTATCCACTATATTGATTTGCATCAATTTGCAAAAGTTGAAGAGCTTGCACAACTTGTGGATGTTTCCGAAATAACCGTTCGTCGAGATATCAATGAATTGGATGAAAAAGGGTTAGTTCATAAAGTTCATGGTGGTGCTACTTCCATCACAATTCGAGATTACTCTAATGATATCGAATTGCATACACGAAATGACGTTAATTCAGATATTAAAGACCAAATAGCAAAGTCAGCTGCATCATTGGTTAAAACGAATGCTGTTGTATATCTTGATGCTGGGACATCTGTTTCACGGATGATTCCCTATCTAAAAGATAAACATGTTACGGTCTATACGCACGGTTTACATCATGTTGACGCCTTAGTTCAGTATGGTATCGAGTGTTATGTAATTGGTGGTTTTGTGAAGCCTACAACACGTGCTGCAGTAGGGGGATTAAGTACTCAGTATTTAAAACAGATGAATTTTGACCAAGCATTCATTGGATTCAATGCATTGGATGTGGATTTCGGATTTTCCACACCTGATGAAATGGAAGCAGTAACGAAATCTACAATTATTGCTCAATCATCACAGGTATATTTTATTGGGGATAGTTCTAAATTTAATAAGAAATCGAGTGTGCGTTTCGCATCATCAAATGATGGAATTCTTATCACTGATCAAGACCCAGGAAAATCTTATAAAAATTATGATATTAAAGTACAAGGTGAGCGATAA
- a CDS encoding 1-phosphofructokinase family hexose kinase, whose translation MIYIVTLNPSIDYLMSPKTLSLGITNRSEEEQIRIGGKGINVGVVLNNLGQSSTCVGFLGGFTGNHIREELKKYPLLVDGFRDSKHPTRINIKLDYKGETEINGSGHPIDASSIEALSTFMTTLTSEDFVVLTGSVASGMSYDWYVSVCEALDKQNIPFAVDVSSDKLIDMISYHPLLIKPNQDEICAILGLQNENLSIEQLLSESKKLIERGARNIIVSLGSQGSVLITDKGCYRAYAPEGVLIDSVGAGDSMVAAFIYGYVNDYSLLETYRLACAAGSATAFSDHLASSETIEKLKDKIIIERIDL comes from the coding sequence ATGATTTATATCGTTACACTTAACCCCTCAATTGATTACCTAATGTCACCCAAAACATTATCCTTGGGGATAACGAACCGTTCTGAAGAAGAACAGATACGTATTGGTGGAAAAGGTATTAATGTTGGAGTTGTACTCAATAATCTTGGACAATCTTCCACATGTGTTGGATTTCTTGGGGGATTTACAGGAAACCATATTCGTGAAGAATTAAAAAAATATCCTCTGCTTGTTGATGGTTTTAGAGATTCTAAACACCCAACACGCATCAATATTAAACTTGATTATAAGGGAGAGACGGAAATAAATGGGAGTGGTCATCCCATCGATGCTTCTTCAATTGAAGCGTTATCTACATTTATGACTACACTTACTTCTGAAGACTTTGTGGTCCTAACTGGTAGTGTTGCATCGGGAATGTCTTACGACTGGTATGTCTCAGTTTGTGAGGCATTGGATAAACAAAATATTCCTTTTGCAGTCGATGTTAGTTCAGATAAACTCATTGACATGATTTCTTATCATCCACTCTTAATAAAACCAAATCAGGATGAAATTTGTGCAATTCTCGGATTACAAAATGAGAATTTATCCATTGAACAATTATTAAGTGAGTCAAAAAAATTAATTGAAAGGGGGGCACGTAATATTATTGTCTCACTTGGGTCACAAGGATCCGTGTTAATTACTGATAAAGGATGTTATCGCGCTTATGCACCTGAAGGGGTCTTGATAGATTCTGTAGGTGCTGGAGATTCGATGGTTGCCGCATTTATATATGGTTATGTAAATGACTATTCGCTACTTGAAACGTATCGATTAGCTTGTGCTGCAGGAAGTGCCACTGCATTCTCCGATCATCTTGCGTCTTCCGAAACAATAGAAAAATTAAAAGATAAAATAATTATCGAAAGGATCGATCTATAA
- a CDS encoding PTS fructose transporter subunit IIABC has protein sequence MKNITQVLKPNLVIFDLNASSKDEVLIEMARKLSQEGIVSDEMSFIETLKEREAISTTGVGDGIAIPHGRSSVVSESVVVFGRSDKGIDFDSMDGKPAHLFFMIATPENSGDDHLEILSSLSGLLMKSEVQGSIRTASTYDELVEAFDFDQETKPEVVESESFVVAVTACATGIAHTYMAAEKLQETAKNKGIAIKVETNGSSGVGNRLTQDDIKKADAVIVAADINVEMNRFDGKKLIKVPVASAISHADSLIDKALNESDVYKASSTEPSGEETEGSNLYKHLLNGVSHMLPFVVGGGILIAIAFMLDQLMGVPTAELGQLGSYNAFPAILKDIGGQAFGFMLPVLAGYIAYSIADRPGLVVGFVAGGIASTGGAGFLGALIGGFLAGYAMNTIKKLLTSLPQSLDGIKTILLYPVLGVLVTGLLMVLINIPMKSVNEAMNAFLNGLSGTNAVLLGALLGGMMAVDLGGPINKAAYVFGTGTLAATAAGQGSAVMAAVMAAGMVPPLAVFVATLLFKHKFKAEERQAGMTNLILGASFITEGAIPFASSDPLRVIPSFIVGSALTGALSLAFNITVNAPHGGLFVILLVSQPLLYILFIIIGSVVSGLLMGILKRI, from the coding sequence ATGAAAAATATCACTCAAGTTTTAAAACCAAATCTTGTAATTTTTGATTTAAATGCATCATCTAAAGATGAAGTTCTTATTGAAATGGCCAGAAAACTGAGCCAAGAGGGAATTGTATCAGATGAAATGTCTTTTATTGAAACACTTAAAGAACGTGAAGCAATAAGTACGACAGGTGTTGGCGATGGAATTGCAATTCCTCATGGTCGAAGTTCTGTCGTGTCGGAATCCGTTGTTGTATTTGGACGAAGTGATAAAGGTATTGATTTTGACTCCATGGATGGAAAACCAGCACATCTGTTCTTTATGATTGCAACACCTGAAAATTCTGGTGATGATCATTTAGAAATCTTATCAAGCTTATCCGGCTTGTTGATGAAGTCGGAGGTTCAAGGATCAATACGTACTGCATCAACTTATGATGAACTTGTTGAAGCATTTGATTTTGATCAGGAAACTAAACCGGAAGTTGTGGAGAGTGAATCATTTGTCGTTGCAGTTACTGCATGTGCAACAGGTATTGCACACACCTATATGGCAGCTGAAAAACTTCAAGAGACTGCTAAAAACAAAGGAATCGCAATTAAAGTTGAAACAAATGGCTCATCTGGTGTCGGGAATCGTTTAACACAAGATGATATTAAAAAAGCGGATGCGGTTATTGTTGCTGCTGATATAAATGTTGAGATGAATCGTTTTGATGGTAAAAAACTGATTAAAGTTCCGGTTGCATCGGCAATCAGTCATGCGGATTCTCTAATCGATAAAGCACTAAATGAATCAGATGTTTATAAGGCATCGTCTACAGAACCTTCTGGTGAAGAGACTGAAGGAAGTAATCTTTATAAGCACCTCTTAAACGGCGTATCACATATGCTACCCTTTGTTGTTGGTGGAGGTATTTTGATTGCGATTGCATTTATGCTTGACCAATTAATGGGTGTACCTACTGCAGAATTAGGACAACTTGGTTCTTATAATGCATTTCCAGCCATATTAAAAGATATTGGTGGCCAAGCATTTGGGTTTATGTTGCCAGTTCTAGCAGGTTATATTGCTTATAGTATTGCAGACCGTCCAGGTCTTGTTGTCGGATTTGTTGCTGGTGGCATTGCATCAACAGGTGGAGCTGGGTTCTTAGGAGCTTTAATTGGTGGATTCTTAGCAGGTTATGCTATGAATACTATTAAGAAACTTCTAACAAGTCTTCCACAAAGTTTAGACGGTATTAAAACCATCCTCTTGTATCCGGTACTAGGAGTCCTTGTGACAGGTTTATTGATGGTTTTAATAAATATACCTATGAAATCTGTTAATGAGGCAATGAATGCCTTCTTAAATGGCTTGTCAGGCACAAATGCAGTATTGTTAGGGGCACTTTTAGGCGGTATGATGGCTGTAGACCTTGGTGGTCCAATTAATAAAGCGGCTTATGTGTTTGGAACTGGTACCTTAGCTGCTACAGCGGCAGGTCAAGGGAGTGCGGTTATGGCAGCTGTCATGGCTGCAGGAATGGTTCCTCCTCTTGCTGTCTTTGTTGCCACATTATTATTCAAACATAAATTTAAAGCTGAAGAGCGACAAGCAGGTATGACAAACTTGATTTTAGGAGCTTCTTTCATTACTGAGGGTGCTATTCCTTTCGCATCAAGTGATCCGCTTCGTGTTATTCCAAGTTTCATCGTTGGTTCCGCACTAACTGGAGCCTTATCATTAGCGTTCAATATCACGGTTAATGCACCGCATGGTGGACTCTTCGTTATTCTACTTGTGAGTCAACCACTCTTGTATATTTTATTTATCATTATTGGTTCTGTTGTTAGTGGGCTTTTAATGGGTATTTTAAAGCGTATTTAG
- a CDS encoding RNA-binding S4 domain-containing protein: protein MGAMKKETQYITLGQFLKVADYVNSGGEAKHLIHTFSIQVNGEEENRRGRKLYPGDVVVINGNKHEITTEHEG from the coding sequence ATGGGTGCTATGAAAAAAGAGACTCAATATATCACTTTAGGACAATTTCTAAAAGTGGCGGATTATGTTAATTCAGGTGGTGAAGCGAAACACCTGATTCATACGTTTTCAATTCAAGTAAACGGTGAAGAAGAGAACCGACGCGGTAGAAAGTTGTATCCTGGAGATGTTGTTGTAATTAACGGTAATAAACACGAAATCACAACAGAACATGAAGGTTAA
- the recF gene encoding DNA replication/repair protein RecF (All proteins in this family for which functions are known are DNA-binding proteins that assist the filamentation of RecA onto DNA for the initiation of recombination or recombinational repair.) yields the protein MKVKNLELKQFRNISNLNLSFNKNINVFVGDNGQGKTNIIESLVYLSSGRSFRVSSDEYLIQYGKEFLSVIADIEDQNNTQNLKVVLSSAGKYLQVNQQPLKKMTEFIGRCNVVLFNPEDINFYSNSPRKRRREIDFELGKMSKRYLNQLSLSNKLLSERNAYLKNKNVDQDFLEILTEKLVDASILIIEMRAKFVHALNPIINHYYHLLSDSKDHIVLHYKAPINLEGDLKAQLLSKMQDSFQRDCDFKVTQNGIHRDDFIFMINDIPVVNVSSQGQKRMLIIAFKLAIVELIFQSRKTYPILCLDDLFSELDNVRRERVLNVLHEEMQVFITTTDLDYVKSKRDKSVFKVVSGNVEEVI from the coding sequence ATGAAGGTTAAAAATCTTGAATTAAAGCAATTTCGAAATATCTCGAATCTCAATCTATCATTTAATAAAAACATTAATGTTTTTGTAGGGGATAATGGTCAAGGGAAGACGAATATTATCGAGTCGCTTGTCTATCTTTCTTCAGGGCGATCCTTTCGTGTTAGTTCGGATGAATATCTCATTCAATACGGCAAGGAATTTTTAAGTGTTATTGCCGATATTGAGGATCAGAATAATACTCAAAATCTTAAAGTAGTACTGAGTAGTGCTGGAAAATATCTTCAAGTTAATCAACAACCTTTAAAAAAAATGACCGAGTTTATCGGTCGTTGTAACGTTGTACTGTTTAATCCAGAAGATATTAATTTCTATTCTAACAGTCCGAGAAAAAGACGAAGAGAAATTGACTTTGAATTGGGGAAAATGTCAAAGCGTTATCTCAATCAATTAAGTTTGTCGAATAAGTTACTATCAGAGCGTAATGCATATTTGAAAAATAAAAATGTAGATCAAGATTTTCTAGAGATTTTAACGGAAAAATTAGTAGATGCGTCTATTTTGATTATTGAAATGAGAGCTAAGTTTGTACATGCGCTCAATCCAATCATTAATCACTATTATCATCTTCTCAGTGATTCCAAAGATCATATCGTTTTACATTATAAGGCACCAATCAATCTCGAAGGAGATTTGAAGGCGCAATTATTGTCGAAAATGCAGGATTCATTTCAACGTGATTGTGATTTCAAAGTCACGCAAAATGGAATCCACCGTGATGATTTTATTTTTATGATAAATGATATCCCTGTTGTGAACGTATCGTCACAGGGACAAAAGCGAATGCTTATAATTGCTTTTAAACTTGCGATTGTGGAATTAATTTTCCAAAGTCGTAAAACATATCCAATTCTATGTTTAGATGATTTGTTTTCTGAATTGGATAATGTAAGACGTGAACGTGTTCTAAACGTGTTACACGAAGAAATGCAAGTATTTATTACTACTACAGATTTAGACTATGTGAAATCGAAGCGTGATAAATCAGTCTTTAAAGTTGTTAGTGGTAATGTAGAGGAGGTTATTTAA
- the gyrB gene encoding DNA topoisomerase (ATP-hydrolyzing) subunit B gives MSNTKVDHSYTSSDIQVLEGLEAVRKRPGMYIGTTASRGLHHLVWEIVDNGIDEALAGFATEIIVNVDKDNVISVSDNGRGIPVGIHAKTGVSTAETIFTVLHAGGKFGGGAYKVSGGLHGVGASVVNALSEWLEVKIYLDGIEYYLRFEEGGKVAVPLKEVGKTDKKGTTVRFKADPTIFTETTEFSHDVLRDRLRQIAFLNKGIKLVFQDEREPEETRHLEFVYEDGLREYVQYMNANKSPIHEEIVYCEGEEEGILVEVSMQYNDGFTPNIYSFCNNINTHEGGTHEDGFKLALTRVINNYAKEHNLLKKDDDGFLGDDVREGLTAIISVKHPDPQYEGQTKTKLGNSEVRKIVSSVFGEQLERFLMEHPDDAKIIVDKAAIASKARVAARKARELTRRKGALEVSSLPGKLADCSNRNPSECEIYIVEGDSAGGSAKQGRDSKFQAILPLRGKVINVEKARLHKIFDNNEIRMMITAFGTGVSDEMDIEKLRYHKIIIMTDADVDGAHIRTLLLTFFYRFLRPLIENGFVYIAQPPLYKISRGNKIAYAYEEEELDELKVEFGDRFNVQRYKGLGEMNPEQLWDTTMDPETRTLIQVTIDDAMEADVIFETLMGDEVAPRREFIQANAEYADLDI, from the coding sequence ATGTCAAATACAAAAGTAGATCATTCATATACGTCTTCCGATATTCAAGTTCTTGAAGGATTGGAAGCGGTACGTAAACGACCTGGGATGTATATTGGTACTACCGCATCTCGTGGTTTACATCATTTGGTTTGGGAAATTGTAGATAATGGTATCGATGAAGCTTTAGCTGGGTTTGCAACAGAAATTATTGTGAATGTGGATAAAGATAATGTTATTTCTGTATCAGATAATGGTCGTGGGATTCCTGTTGGAATTCATGCGAAGACCGGTGTTTCAACAGCTGAGACGATTTTTACTGTACTTCATGCCGGAGGTAAATTCGGTGGAGGCGCATATAAAGTATCAGGGGGGCTTCATGGTGTTGGGGCTTCTGTTGTTAATGCCTTGTCTGAATGGTTAGAAGTTAAAATTTATTTGGATGGTATTGAATACTACCTTCGTTTCGAAGAAGGTGGAAAAGTAGCGGTCCCACTAAAAGAAGTTGGTAAAACTGATAAAAAAGGGACAACCGTTCGATTCAAAGCAGATCCTACAATTTTTACTGAAACTACAGAGTTCTCACACGATGTGTTAAGAGATCGTTTACGTCAGATTGCATTTTTAAACAAGGGGATTAAACTTGTTTTCCAAGACGAACGAGAACCTGAAGAAACAAGACATCTTGAATTTGTTTACGAAGATGGACTTCGTGAATATGTACAGTATATGAATGCGAATAAATCTCCAATACATGAAGAAATCGTATATTGTGAGGGTGAGGAAGAAGGAATACTTGTTGAAGTATCAATGCAATATAATGATGGTTTTACGCCAAACATTTATTCATTCTGTAACAACATTAATACACATGAAGGTGGTACGCATGAAGATGGATTTAAACTAGCGTTAACACGTGTTATTAATAATTATGCTAAAGAGCACAATTTACTTAAAAAGGATGATGACGGATTTTTAGGGGATGATGTGCGTGAAGGACTCACCGCGATTATTTCTGTAAAACATCCAGATCCTCAATATGAGGGACAAACAAAGACAAAACTCGGTAACAGTGAGGTTCGTAAAATTGTTTCAAGTGTCTTTGGTGAACAATTAGAACGTTTCCTAATGGAACATCCTGATGACGCTAAAATCATCGTTGATAAGGCTGCAATCGCTTCAAAAGCGCGTGTTGCTGCTCGAAAGGCGCGTGAGTTAACACGTCGTAAAGGAGCACTTGAAGTTTCCTCTTTACCTGGAAAACTTGCGGACTGCTCAAATCGTAATCCATCCGAGTGCGAAATCTATATCGTCGAGGGGGATTCTGCTGGTGGGAGTGCTAAGCAGGGACGTGATAGTAAATTCCAAGCGATTTTACCTCTTCGAGGAAAAGTTATTAACGTTGAAAAAGCACGTTTACATAAAATTTTTGATAACAATGAAATTCGTATGATGATTACTGCATTTGGTACAGGAGTATCTGATGAAATGGATATCGAAAAATTACGTTACCATAAAATTATTATCATGACCGATGCCGATGTCGATGGAGCTCACATTAGAACGTTATTGCTAACATTCTTCTACCGATTCTTAAGACCGCTCATTGAGAACGGATTCGTTTATATAGCTCAACCGCCACTTTATAAAATTTCCCGGGGAAACAAAATTGCTTATGCCTACGAGGAAGAAGAGTTGGATGAATTGAAGGTTGAATTTGGAGACCGATTTAATGTTCAACGATACAAAGGTCTTGGTGAGATGAATCCTGAACAGTTATGGGATACGACCATGGATCCAGAAACACGTACATTAATACAAGTTACAATTGATGATGCAATGGAAGCAGATGTTATTTTTGAAACCTTAATGGGTGATGAAGTAGCGCCTCGTCGTGAATTTATTCAGGCGAATGCTGAATATGCTGATTTGGATATATAG